Proteins encoded within one genomic window of Phototrophicus methaneseepsis:
- a CDS encoding O-antigen ligase family protein: protein MRRYLTFLISIIALAGSLTTVALTIDARDYDLRGYTDATADANLPYRPENRLGVNADLQQYGIDELSHQLTMMEQAGIHWVRQYAYWDQLEQTPGTYDWQTWDIIADAFRQQTDIELVVVLFQSPEWARTSTSLTAPPDDIADFASFAHAFAARYADIIHTYQIWDEPNLDDAWGDAEPRVADYAALLQAGYDAIHSTDANATVLTAALAPTTEISGRNISDWRYLEQLYTFGAKDYMDGVAAKPYGFDTGPEDRAVRENHLNFSRIIGLREVMVAHDDGHKPLWASEWGWNSTQEDWQGESSIWGTVNSDTRTDYTLKALARAEREWPWLGGMILKTWQPDAAQQDAIWGFSLLTPTGEATPLLNAIANRHIPSAATNGLYHPVTSYAAYSGLWTFGPLGADIGWLETSDSRLSFQFDGRDMAMLVRKSDVAAFLYPTVDDQTANALPHDNQGNSYIFLRSASLQPETVLVPVVENLSEGVHTLKAVADRGWDRWALAGYAVSSGNLRQPYDQQIAVAMLTTIAALLASLVSAIYLPWGTLSQRIPFISGFLNTTSEYLLAFLASLILTGGMLLTWTDSGPLIFRREAVQLGLGVVITGGLIALQPGFLLTLLAIIVLLLLFIRSSNVAITLIILYAPFYVFPVELYSFAFPIVEVLVLLAFAAWLTRQALTWAQTYQVTPPAYRQGTISTAIKKLSAIDYAVIAWVIMATITLVWAQYRGYAITEWRVLFIEPAIFYLILRTNNQRDSYQKQWAATLVISGTIVAAVSLIQFAMGHAIITAEDGAWRLAGIYGSPNNLALYIVRCLPFALSAWFATKQLNWRIAITFALLLMLVTIALTQSVAAYILSVPTTIIVVLILKFGRKALLPIGLIVIGGVISFAVLASFSPRFANLLDWTQGTNFLRLRVWESAWDIVTDHPIRGLGLDQFLYVFHSHYIRPDAIWDPDLSHPHNFILDIWLRLSFIGLLIFGWLQFSFWQNIRHALQFPTSQAQWITIGAAASMMGLLMHGLVDNSLFVIDLAYVFMLLLALSQRKQNIHAIDASQKG from the coding sequence ATGCGCCGTTACCTCACATTTCTGATTTCTATCATCGCGTTGGCAGGTAGCCTGACCACCGTCGCGCTGACAATCGACGCGCGAGATTATGACCTGCGTGGTTATACCGACGCTACAGCCGATGCCAACCTGCCCTATCGCCCAGAAAATCGGTTGGGCGTCAACGCAGATTTACAACAATATGGTATCGACGAACTCAGCCACCAGCTTACCATGATGGAGCAAGCCGGGATTCATTGGGTTCGGCAGTATGCTTATTGGGATCAGCTAGAGCAAACACCAGGCACCTATGATTGGCAAACATGGGATATCATTGCCGATGCATTTCGGCAGCAAACAGACATCGAACTCGTCGTCGTGCTTTTCCAATCTCCGGAATGGGCCAGGACAAGTACCTCACTTACAGCTCCGCCTGATGATATTGCTGATTTTGCGAGCTTTGCGCATGCCTTTGCAGCACGCTATGCCGATATTATCCACACTTATCAAATATGGGATGAACCCAACCTCGACGATGCCTGGGGTGACGCTGAGCCGCGTGTTGCAGATTATGCTGCGCTCCTGCAAGCTGGCTATGATGCGATCCACAGTACAGACGCTAATGCAACAGTTTTAACAGCAGCACTTGCGCCTACAACAGAAATCAGTGGTCGTAATATCAGCGATTGGCGCTATCTGGAACAACTGTATACCTTTGGCGCGAAAGACTATATGGATGGCGTTGCAGCCAAACCCTATGGCTTTGACACCGGACCAGAAGATCGTGCCGTAAGGGAGAATCATCTTAACTTCTCTCGTATCATCGGTTTAAGAGAAGTCATGGTTGCCCATGATGATGGGCACAAACCTTTGTGGGCCAGTGAATGGGGTTGGAACAGCACACAGGAAGACTGGCAAGGCGAATCATCAATATGGGGTACGGTCAACAGCGATACACGTACGGACTACACTCTGAAAGCCCTGGCACGGGCGGAACGCGAATGGCCCTGGCTAGGTGGCATGATCCTGAAAACGTGGCAGCCAGATGCCGCACAGCAAGACGCAATCTGGGGATTTTCCTTGCTGACCCCCACGGGCGAAGCGACCCCTCTACTTAACGCCATTGCAAACCGACATATCCCATCTGCCGCTACAAACGGTCTCTACCACCCCGTTACTTCCTATGCTGCCTACAGCGGTTTATGGACGTTTGGGCCACTCGGTGCAGATATCGGATGGCTGGAAACAAGCGATAGCCGTTTATCCTTCCAATTCGATGGCAGAGATATGGCGATGCTCGTCCGCAAAAGCGATGTCGCTGCTTTTTTATACCCCACAGTTGACGATCAAACAGCAAACGCCCTTCCCCACGATAACCAGGGCAACAGCTACATCTTCTTACGAAGCGCATCCCTCCAACCGGAGACAGTACTCGTGCCCGTTGTAGAAAATCTATCCGAAGGTGTGCACACGCTAAAAGCCGTAGCAGATCGCGGATGGGATCGTTGGGCACTGGCAGGTTACGCTGTAAGCAGTGGTAATCTACGCCAGCCTTATGATCAGCAAATTGCCGTTGCAATGCTGACAACAATCGCGGCCTTGCTCGCCTCTCTGGTCAGTGCCATCTATTTACCCTGGGGCACCTTAAGCCAGCGGATCCCCTTCATCAGCGGATTTCTCAATACCACATCAGAATATCTATTGGCATTCTTGGCTAGCCTAATCTTAACAGGAGGCATGCTGCTCACCTGGACGGATAGTGGCCCGCTCATATTCCGCCGTGAAGCTGTTCAATTAGGGCTCGGTGTCGTTATCACAGGTGGATTGATCGCTCTACAACCCGGCTTTCTATTGACGCTGCTGGCTATCATCGTGCTATTGCTTCTATTTATACGCAGCAGCAATGTCGCCATCACGCTCATCATCCTATATGCACCGTTCTACGTCTTCCCAGTAGAGCTTTATAGCTTCGCTTTCCCAATTGTTGAGGTGTTGGTTTTATTAGCCTTCGCAGCATGGTTAACGCGACAGGCCTTAACATGGGCACAGACCTATCAGGTCACTCCGCCAGCCTACCGACAGGGCACTATCTCAACAGCAATTAAAAAATTATCCGCCATAGACTATGCGGTAATCGCCTGGGTCATCATGGCGACGATTACCTTAGTATGGGCACAATATAGAGGCTATGCTATCACAGAATGGCGTGTCCTCTTCATTGAGCCAGCAATTTTCTACCTCATCTTGCGCACAAATAACCAAAGAGACAGCTACCAAAAACAGTGGGCTGCCACGTTGGTTATCTCAGGAACAATTGTCGCCGCAGTTAGTCTGATTCAGTTTGCCATGGGTCATGCCATTATCACGGCTGAAGATGGTGCATGGCGCCTAGCAGGCATTTACGGGTCGCCGAACAATCTCGCGCTTTACATTGTGCGATGCCTGCCTTTTGCGCTCAGCGCATGGTTTGCGACAAAACAGTTGAACTGGCGTATTGCCATAACATTCGCACTCCTCCTGATGTTAGTCACTATCGCCCTAACACAAAGTGTAGCCGCCTACATTCTCAGCGTGCCCACGACCATTATCGTCGTACTCATTCTAAAGTTTGGTCGCAAAGCCCTACTGCCCATCGGGCTCATAGTGATTGGCGGTGTTATCAGCTTTGCCGTGTTGGCAAGTTTCTCGCCACGATTTGCAAATCTCCTGGATTGGACGCAGGGAACCAACTTCTTAAGATTACGCGTGTGGGAAAGTGCATGGGATATTGTGACAGATCATCCGATTCGTGGCCTGGGCCTGGACCAATTCTTATATGTCTTCCACAGCCACTACATCCGCCCCGATGCCATCTGGGACCCGGACCTCTCCCATCCACACAATTTCATCCTCGATATATGGCTGCGCCTGAGTTTCATCGGCTTACTCATCTTTGGCTGGTTGCAATTCTCATTCTGGCAGAATATACGTCATGCGCTCCAATTCCCGACATCGCAGGCCCAATGGATTACCATAGGGGCCGCGGCCAGCATGATGGGGTTGCTCATGCATGGACTTGTGGATAACAGCCTTTTCGTCATCGACCTCGCCTATGTCTTCATGCTGCTCCTTGCCCTATCACAAAGGAAACAGAACATCCATGCTATTGACGCTTCACAGAAAGGATGA
- a CDS encoding G5 domain-containing protein, whose amino-acid sequence MIAMLFFTACMPEEPESIPVVSVIEGGIERTYEMPESRTVDEFLADLDIEIGELDRVTPPKFIQLTDGTRITIVRVEERTECEVEEIAYQQRRIPREGLQPDEEYIVQTGKNGSQNVCYRITIEDGVERSRTQAGEPTIIEQPVDELIVYGSTQDPTPIPIAGTLAYINNNNAWAIKGNTQSKQQLTANSDLDNMVMSLSPDGQYLLYTAEPDNSDDFVNELWLINTSGANDPIPLVLTDVLQAEWVPGETNVISYSTGEVASAAPFWTAHNNVWTARIDPITGESLNPRLLVPESIGGYIGWWGTVYQWAPDGSQLAWSRADSVGIINADGEESTVANYPYLRTSGPWSWRTSLSWSWDGERLAFVVHGPPPGSEPVESSPIFNLTVGSPDGELIATVVDGAGMWSSPKFSPPVSEPGATYENGYLAYLRARDRIPTANGEYDRYDLIVADRDGSNARVLFPSENQAGIQPGRTGLTSHDFVWSPDGRMIAVIYLGDLWIIDVTSGAAYQLTFDGQSAYPVWSS is encoded by the coding sequence ATGATTGCAATGTTATTCTTCACAGCCTGCATGCCAGAAGAACCCGAATCCATCCCTGTTGTTTCTGTGATAGAAGGTGGCATTGAACGCACGTATGAAATGCCGGAATCGCGCACGGTTGATGAATTCCTTGCAGACCTCGATATTGAAATAGGCGAGCTAGACCGCGTAACACCACCTAAGTTCATCCAATTGACGGATGGCACCCGCATTACGATTGTCCGCGTTGAAGAGCGCACAGAATGCGAAGTCGAAGAAATCGCCTATCAACAGCGGCGCATCCCACGCGAGGGATTGCAGCCGGATGAGGAATACATCGTCCAGACAGGCAAAAATGGCAGTCAGAATGTCTGTTACCGCATCACGATTGAAGATGGAGTTGAACGCTCTCGTACACAGGCAGGCGAGCCGACGATCATCGAACAGCCTGTTGACGAACTCATTGTCTATGGGAGCACACAAGACCCGACCCCCATCCCAATCGCTGGCACATTAGCCTACATCAATAACAATAATGCCTGGGCGATCAAAGGGAACACACAATCCAAACAGCAGTTGACCGCGAACAGTGACCTCGACAATATGGTCATGAGTTTGTCGCCAGATGGACAGTATCTGCTCTATACGGCTGAGCCTGATAACAGCGATGATTTTGTCAATGAACTGTGGCTGATCAATACCAGTGGGGCCAATGATCCTATTCCCCTTGTCCTGACAGATGTTTTGCAAGCAGAATGGGTACCCGGTGAGACCAACGTTATCAGTTACTCCACTGGCGAAGTCGCATCCGCAGCACCATTCTGGACAGCCCACAACAACGTCTGGACGGCTCGCATTGACCCCATTACAGGCGAATCACTCAATCCACGGTTGCTCGTCCCAGAATCAATCGGTGGGTATATCGGATGGTGGGGAACCGTCTATCAATGGGCGCCTGATGGTAGCCAACTGGCGTGGTCACGCGCAGACTCTGTTGGCATAATCAATGCGGACGGCGAAGAATCTACAGTTGCCAACTATCCCTATTTGAGGACATCCGGCCCCTGGTCATGGCGCACATCCCTATCCTGGTCCTGGGATGGCGAACGCCTGGCCTTCGTCGTACATGGACCGCCACCCGGCTCAGAGCCTGTTGAGTCCAGCCCTATTTTTAACCTGACAGTCGGATCGCCGGATGGGGAATTAATCGCAACCGTTGTTGACGGAGCTGGCATGTGGTCATCGCCAAAATTCTCACCCCCTGTAAGTGAACCAGGGGCAACATACGAGAATGGCTATCTGGCTTATCTACGTGCCCGTGATCGTATTCCAACGGCAAACGGCGAATATGATCGGTATGATCTGATCGTTGCAGACCGAGATGGCAGCAACGCCCGCGTATTATTCCCATCGGAAAATCAAGCGGGTATTCAGCCAGGGCGTACCGGGCTTACATCTCATGATTTTGTCTGGAGCCCGGATGGCAGGATGATCGCCGTGATCTATCTGGGTGATCTATGGATCATTGACGTTACATCTGGGGCAGCTTATCAACTTACTTTTGATGGCCAGTCGGCGTATCCTGTCTGGTCATCATAG
- a CDS encoding methyltransferase domain-containing protein: MPKSKSKSTKRDDPQALLYVAEVAPGLEHIAQAEIEDKLPHIEHRHTQNGEVTFAYNGPSDQLAQLATVIAIYRIIEFEVPRPKALLGHEHFTRLTTELDRVRQASNDHFADWHMAAAGTHTAVMQRLIAAITLHLGIPHRDNEGDLWLRLRPAKHGRMPVWQALIRMTPRPLATRPWRVVNMPGALNASVAAALLYFTQQHNDDIFLNIGCGSGTMLIERAAQMPAKQMIGVDISPDAIAASHANIAAANLPQIRLIQADSQALPLPNQSVTRIVADLPFGQHIGSHDENLWLYPALLHEASRVAAIGATFTLITHEVKLMDATLPSLPQWHLQSQSMITLTGLHPRIYVLERV; this comes from the coding sequence ATGCCAAAATCGAAATCGAAATCCACAAAACGGGATGACCCACAAGCACTTCTCTATGTAGCAGAAGTCGCCCCAGGTCTCGAACATATCGCGCAGGCAGAAATCGAAGACAAACTGCCCCATATTGAACATAGACACACCCAGAATGGTGAAGTGACTTTTGCATACAATGGGCCGAGCGACCAACTCGCTCAACTTGCAACCGTCATCGCCATCTATCGCATTATTGAATTTGAAGTACCACGTCCCAAAGCGCTATTAGGCCATGAGCATTTCACGCGCCTGACAACCGAGCTAGATCGTGTGCGTCAGGCATCAAATGACCATTTTGCAGATTGGCACATGGCAGCCGCTGGCACCCATACAGCCGTTATGCAGCGCCTGATCGCAGCAATCACATTGCATCTTGGCATCCCACATCGTGACAATGAAGGTGATTTGTGGCTGCGCCTGAGGCCGGCAAAACATGGGAGAATGCCCGTTTGGCAAGCTCTCATTCGTATGACGCCCCGCCCTCTCGCAACACGCCCCTGGCGTGTTGTTAACATGCCCGGCGCCCTAAACGCATCCGTTGCTGCAGCACTTCTCTATTTCACACAGCAGCATAATGATGATATATTCTTGAACATCGGCTGTGGTTCGGGCACAATGCTCATCGAGCGCGCTGCGCAAATGCCAGCCAAGCAAATGATCGGCGTCGATATTTCACCAGATGCAATCGCAGCATCTCACGCAAATATCGCAGCAGCAAATCTGCCGCAAATCCGTTTGATACAGGCAGATTCTCAGGCGTTGCCGCTACCAAACCAGTCTGTAACGCGTATCGTTGCTGATTTACCGTTTGGCCAACATATCGGCAGCCATGATGAAAATCTTTGGTTGTACCCAGCTTTGTTACACGAAGCCAGTCGTGTAGCAGCAATAGGTGCGACATTCACGCTCATCACGCACGAAGTTAAACTGATGGATGCCACATTGCCATCTCTACCGCAATGGCATTTACAGTCACAATCAATGATTACGCTTACTGGATTACATCCGAGAATTTATGTACTCGAACGCGTTTAA
- a CDS encoding macro domain-containing protein encodes MKSKVKKLTIQIIEADLLQQEADAIALATDPILTLPPELITLGGAELTEAVTLLGWCDVGHAVSVSTKLPHANTLILAAPPKWGEASARGKLANTIWDILQLAESLHIKTLATPPIGIGKFGHPIEATAHIMMEQILDYAYEPIKHLRNILICVSSDVAYTSFKNEFNRQIVSLDSSEDSQAGVG; translated from the coding sequence ATGAAATCAAAGGTTAAAAAGCTAACTATCCAGATTATAGAAGCTGATCTGCTTCAACAAGAAGCTGATGCTATCGCATTGGCAACTGATCCCATCTTAACCTTGCCACCAGAACTCATAACCCTGGGCGGTGCTGAACTGACAGAAGCCGTTACCCTGCTCGGATGGTGCGACGTTGGGCATGCTGTTAGCGTCAGCACAAAACTTCCCCATGCAAATACACTCATACTGGCTGCACCCCCCAAGTGGGGTGAGGCAAGCGCACGGGGCAAACTCGCCAACACAATCTGGGATATCCTGCAATTAGCGGAATCGCTCCACATCAAAACATTAGCGACACCCCCCATTGGCATCGGCAAATTTGGTCATCCTATAGAAGCAACTGCTCACATCATGATGGAGCAAATCCTCGACTATGCTTACGAACCGATCAAACACCTCCGCAACATCTTAATTTGTGTCTCGTCCGATGTCGCTTACACTTCATTTAAGAACGAATTCAATCGACAAATTGTTTCACTCGACAGTTCAGAAGACTCACAGGCGGGTGTTGGTTAG